The following are from one region of the Mannheimia granulomatis genome:
- a CDS encoding hemagglutinin repeat-containing protein produces MNKQYFRVIFSKTLQRLVVVSELAKSEGKSTESSPSGQILQKICKIRPLVFSLFYALGFVTFSQNAFAENLIIQADSSASKNQQPIILQTANGLPQVNIQTPNDKGLSHNKYSQFDVAEKGAILNNSRTTTQTQQAGLVQGNPYLARGEAKVILNEVNSNKPSVMKGYVEVAGKKADVIIANPSGLHCEGCGIINSDRATFTTGKPEIKNGQVDNFKIEAGKVKVSGKGLDNSRVDYTEILAREAEVNAGIWSKKETKVITGKNTIKRSETDKNLQIINTKQPLANEDKPQVAIDVGELGGMYSGKIHLIGTEKGVGVRNTGHIGASSETLQIDSQGRIVNTGTLNAAKPVTLTASQGIENKGKIENKQGDIQLTSKSDIQNSGSMVARGGNIQQKAETQIHQSGEAVAKGNIRYTAKNIEATKDSLIAAGVNIQDGKQGGARQLEEKSAQGKSVHLVSQGKITAQGKNIASGKITISATEIDANLIQNNAYTIEYTAKSGDIQADNARLTAEQIHLTTPNLLSTQGSFLTANVINTSQKSLNAQNAVWKQTGEQDFRLTGERINTQGSEFSTQGNFFINAKQLDNQQGTLSSGKSLYLDLKGHLNSADGKLFAGENLRINSQNLNNDSGLIYAKQKIGIAVKNGLVSNKNTNSTSTYKGIIAGKELLLESQTLDNTKGQITSENIRLMTSQINNEEGAIRAEHNVDIHADILLNHKGILSSAQKANLTVSEINQQKGIIEAQHLQLNSNNLASTENSLIFAEQLNLTTKGELNNQNSRIVAKKGAYVTTGGNVTNIGGVIGSKTADLQLNTHNHQINNTAGKIVAAQQLNLQSSSLLNEQGFITANNIRLDTNNGSLNNQNTLTGKKDKGIIARQNLALNTKVLDNQMGNVLSFNTAQLNTSEIINNSGQIRISGNLDIQSKNLSQKNGLITADKTTLTLSELNSSQNSEISANEITLNADKVANQNSRLQANKSFTLEAKQGITNRNGIIASKTDSLTINTHQSTLDNANGTLFANQVLNIQSGKLDNRAGLISAKQTEINTQQNQIDNRNTQAENKGIIGLDKLSLNHLSVLNNEQGFIHSNKQLAVSATSNINNQQGILNSKENLTLNAEQIDNKAGTISAKTAEVNAKAIDNNAVSDVGSLILGTTQLVLNVEQLANQNTKRKHTDKAPTQGIQAGQLTLNSNMLSNQQGGVYVADVAMITVNQTLNNLQGELLSDNELTIKDNGNLSLNNQEGLIQAKNRINLTAKTLENEGSIKTEGDLTVRLKDSFTLNNTFEVGNDLDFSTRGDFTNNVALLIGNRATLSANQIINTASGEISSKNSKLTAKEITNRGLIDGEKTLLNASKIKNIGTGRIYGDHLSLKGQNINNIAEVANGKSHAATIAARKRLDFGVGTLTNRDHSLILSLGEMAIGGDLDSEGSAIGKADFVDNGSATIEVLGNVQLGIKEAINQDIHLKESFEESEKKHLNYMREYTDANGKTTRTDWFRHGVDGIYHRYNGHKSGHTRFIFFDRNKQDPNAYSNGSQDFWFEQDYLRKTKTPTYYDASPAKFLVGGILSIDGEEKMLNKYSHILVGDRLILNGKHFTENEYNKSLIGNGFSLVNQDLERKIIHYDLGKETIYKFERRPTKRKWRHKNFREPMGDRDIDEYSYEDINFNLIQNVIGISPQYTGNKIGEKVEANNVSLDTISITGDNIDSKGSTVNITLTPTLNDKDKNTIVNSGQVIGKLDTTIDNFDPDKFGELTLPTIKTHLADVTLPQASLYKINPDATNGYLVETDPKFTDRKQWLSSDYMFEQLRHNHDNVHKRLGDGFYEQRLINEQINQLTGRRFIQGYANDLEQYKALMNSGVKYAKQFDLAVGVGLTAKQMSELTTDMVWLVNKEVTLIDGRKVTALVPQVYLVARNSDITSRGAVISANQIIGSADKVENSGVIAGLDLTRLHSNQLENRGVMLGNTVDLSVTQNLINLGGKIEAVKDLSLYAGKNLEISSTLSSSQSTDGNFARTVLDQLASVKVTGEGGRLALHSDDNLTIKAANIESEGTLTASADKTLNITTLNVSNKEHYNGNADNYYRLDQQGEIGSTLRGKDGVRLVGMENATFRQATVSSENGDTFIGSKGDVRIESGVQSEQLASSSKGSTKGWFSKTTETRRHYHNTTENIRSEVDGKNVTIYSETGKVDIHGSAVVADKQLLIDGKAGVNITSATNTHYTEEEHIKTKSGLMGTGGIGFSVGKKKEQIEQDHTQQSAARSQVGNLSGDTIIRTDGHYQQTGSIVTSRDGDVDITAKSANITAARSDYESNYKRTYEQKGVTIAVNIPVVQAIQAVDSAVKSAKTVGDSKNNRINAMAAANTGFEAMRAVDQIMKIDEAISNGSLTGGAVGVSLTYGQQKSVQTQHSEGNTAEKSQINAGGKVNIQTAGSGKDSHITIAGSDVAGLGGTHLKADGKVSIEAADENHLERSKNKSSGFNVGVAIQFGNGVSAGITAGGNVAKGYGNGESQAWLASQVGDKNSKTTIESGSDTNIIGSQVRGKRVELTAEHLNIQSLQDTAKYEGKQESASAQVTVGYGFSASGSYNNSKAYSNYANVKTQAGIFAGDDGYDVDIRNHTDLKGGTITSTEQAEQDGKNRFTTNTLTYQDIYNHSDYSAKGFGLNGGFSVSGGEAPKEIAGVKLQQIGENHKDGSSKVEMSGVAGAASQGNRGVAKLATALLGQASDKGSEDGITTASINTKNIIIRDKQAQQQLTGKTAGETVKEINKANIHQEVNKADIEQIKADVERDLKTATDFVENLHERGDEIYYKMEKNEDSVFSVQKKTEDCNHISCLDFKADNSQELKQIIYGDEILTDEQAQLLSKVATAGMLNLEREDKVSSAILYDRDLTSIDETAVILNRGSAGVVNEVIFTGFERLRAWANMPSVFGASNATRDHAQINKKLEEYNAHRISEGKSSVSANNVAHSLGVSGNKNMLNWSEYVGNEYKNTKINFSHLGGSYPSAEIDKQAKELFSGVNTEYHGAKGDFVYSGIGGWFIGNNPNARQVEGLGFGQAHSEANQNINNLKYIYKLEENGNKEKKWADVYEMLKNTYPNGIRKFNKLSEKE; encoded by the coding sequence ATGAACAAACAATATTTCCGAGTCATTTTCAGCAAAACATTACAACGTTTAGTTGTCGTTTCTGAATTAGCCAAATCTGAAGGGAAATCAACAGAATCCTCTCCAAGCGGTCAGATTTTGCAAAAAATTTGCAAGATAAGACCGCTTGTATTTAGTTTGTTCTACGCTTTGGGCTTTGTCACTTTTTCGCAGAATGCCTTTGCGGAAAATTTAATTATTCAAGCTGACAGCTCAGCCTCGAAAAATCAGCAGCCGATTATCTTACAAACCGCAAACGGTTTACCTCAAGTCAATATCCAAACTCCGAACGATAAAGGGCTTTCTCACAACAAATACAGCCAATTTGATGTTGCCGAGAAAGGGGCAATTCTCAACAACAGCCGTACAACTACCCAAACCCAACAAGCAGGATTAGTGCAGGGCAACCCTTATTTAGCTCGCGGTGAAGCGAAGGTGATTTTAAACGAAGTCAATTCCAACAAACCTTCTGTAATGAAAGGCTATGTGGAGGTTGCAGGGAAAAAAGCCGATGTGATTATCGCCAACCCAAGCGGCTTGCATTGCGAAGGCTGTGGGATTATTAATTCCGACCGAGCGACTTTTACTACCGGCAAACCGGAAATCAAAAACGGGCAGGTGGACAACTTCAAAATAGAGGCGGGAAAAGTAAAAGTCAGTGGTAAAGGGCTGGACAACAGCCGTGTGGACTACACCGAAATTCTTGCCCGAGAAGCTGAGGTGAATGCCGGAATTTGGTCGAAAAAAGAGACAAAGGTGATTACTGGTAAAAACACCATCAAGCGGTCGGAAACGGACAAAAATTTGCAAATTATTAATACAAAACAACCGCTTGCAAATGAAGACAAACCACAGGTGGCAATTGATGTGGGTGAACTAGGCGGCATGTATTCGGGCAAAATCCACCTCATCGGCACGGAAAAGGGTGTGGGGGTACGCAATACAGGACATATTGGCGCGAGTAGTGAAACGCTACAAATCGACAGCCAAGGGCGAATTGTGAATACCGGCACGCTCAATGCAGCCAAACCGGTGACATTAACCGCAAGCCAAGGGATTGAAAATAAAGGGAAAATTGAGAATAAGCAGGGGGATATTCAGCTCACTTCAAAATCAGACATTCAAAACAGCGGCTCGATGGTTGCTCGTGGCGGCAATATTCAGCAAAAAGCGGAGACTCAAATTCACCAAAGTGGTGAGGCGGTAGCGAAGGGAAATATTCGTTATACTGCAAAAAATATAGAAGCAACGAAGGATTCTTTAATTGCCGCGGGGGTAAATATCCAAGATGGTAAGCAAGGTGGAGCCCGACAATTAGAAGAAAAATCTGCACAAGGAAAATCCGTTCACCTTGTCAGTCAAGGAAAAATTACCGCTCAGGGGAAAAATATTGCCTCAGGCAAAATCACGATTTCTGCCACAGAAATTGACGCTAACCTAATCCAAAATAATGCATATACAATTGAATATACGGCGAAATCAGGCGATATTCAGGCAGATAATGCGCGTTTAACGGCAGAACAAATCCATTTAACTACGCCAAACTTACTTTCCACACAAGGCAGTTTTTTAACAGCGAACGTGATAAATACATCACAAAAATCCTTAAATGCCCAAAATGCAGTGTGGAAACAAACGGGTGAGCAGGATTTTCGTTTAACCGGAGAGAGGATTAATACCCAAGGTAGCGAGTTTAGCACGCAGGGTAATTTTTTCATTAATGCTAAGCAATTAGACAATCAACAAGGCACACTAAGTAGTGGAAAATCGCTTTATTTGGATTTAAAAGGCCATTTAAATTCGGCTGATGGAAAATTATTTGCGGGAGAAAATCTAAGAATCAATAGCCAAAATTTAAATAATGATAGTGGTTTAATTTATGCTAAACAAAAAATAGGTATAGCGGTTAAAAATGGATTAGTGAGTAATAAGAATACAAACTCAACCTCAACCTATAAAGGCATTATTGCAGGCAAGGAGCTATTATTAGAAAGTCAGACACTTGATAATACAAAAGGTCAAATAACAAGTGAAAATATTCGTTTAATGACTTCTCAAATAAATAATGAAGAAGGGGCTATTCGTGCTGAGCATAATGTAGATATTCATGCAGATATATTGTTAAACCACAAAGGAATACTTTCTTCGGCTCAAAAAGCGAATTTAACGGTGAGCGAAATTAACCAGCAAAAAGGGATTATTGAGGCTCAACATTTACAATTAAATTCAAATAACCTTGCTTCCACAGAAAATAGTCTTATTTTTGCAGAGCAACTTAATCTTACCACCAAGGGCGAATTGAATAATCAAAATAGCCGTATTGTGGCGAAAAAAGGGGCTTATGTAACAACAGGTGGTAATGTAACTAATATTGGCGGAGTTATTGGTAGCAAAACTGCGGATTTACAGTTAAATACTCATAATCATCAGATCAATAATACAGCAGGTAAAATTGTTGCGGCTCAACAATTGAATTTACAAAGTAGTTCATTATTAAATGAGCAAGGTTTTATTACGGCTAATAATATTCGCTTAGATACGAATAATGGCTCGTTAAATAATCAAAATACCCTTACCGGAAAAAAAGATAAAGGTATTATTGCTCGGCAAAATTTAGCATTAAATACAAAAGTGCTAGATAACCAGATGGGTAATGTCCTCAGCTTTAATACAGCTCAGCTCAATACAAGTGAAATCATCAATAATAGCGGGCAAATTCGTATTAGCGGTAATCTTGATATTCAATCGAAAAACTTATCGCAAAAAAATGGATTGATTACAGCAGACAAAACAACGCTTACTTTGTCGGAACTTAATTCAAGCCAAAATAGCGAAATTAGTGCCAATGAAATTACTCTCAATGCCGATAAAGTCGCTAATCAAAATAGCCGTTTACAAGCAAATAAATCATTTACATTAGAGGCTAAACAAGGCATTACTAACCGGAATGGGATTATTGCCAGCAAAACAGACTCTCTTACAATTAATACCCACCAATCAACGCTGGATAATGCCAATGGCACACTGTTTGCTAACCAAGTATTAAACATTCAAAGCGGTAAGCTAGATAACCGAGCAGGCTTAATTTCGGCAAAACAGACAGAAATTAATACACAGCAAAACCAAATTGATAACCGTAATACGCAAGCTGAAAATAAAGGGATTATCGGCTTAGATAAACTTTCTCTAAATCATCTTTCCGTGCTTAATAACGAACAAGGCTTTATCCATTCAAATAAACAATTGGCGGTTTCGGCTACTTCTAACATTAATAACCAACAAGGCATTTTAAATAGTAAAGAGAATTTAACGCTTAATGCCGAACAAATTGATAATAAAGCCGGCACAATCAGTGCGAAAACAGCGGAAGTGAATGCGAAAGCGATTGATAATAACGCAGTCAGTGATGTTGGTTCGTTGATTTTAGGCACAACTCAGCTTGTGTTAAATGTAGAGCAGTTAGCTAACCAAAACACAAAAAGAAAACACACCGATAAAGCCCCGACACAAGGTATTCAAGCAGGGCAATTAACGCTAAATAGCAATATGCTCTCCAATCAACAAGGTGGTGTTTATGTTGCTGATGTTGCAATGATAACGGTTAATCAAACCCTCAATAATTTACAGGGCGAATTGCTTTCAGATAATGAATTAACCATAAAAGATAATGGCAATTTAAGCCTTAACAATCAAGAAGGTTTAATTCAAGCAAAAAATCGCATTAACTTAACAGCAAAAACGTTAGAAAATGAAGGCTCAATTAAAACGGAAGGAGATTTAACCGTTCGTTTAAAAGATAGCTTTACTTTAAATAACACCTTTGAGGTTGGGAATGATCTCGATTTTAGTACGCGAGGCGATTTTACCAATAATGTTGCTTTATTGATTGGTAATCGTGCAACCCTCTCTGCAAATCAAATTATCAATACTGCAAGCGGTGAAATTTCCTCAAAAAACAGCAAATTAACGGCGAAAGAGATAACCAATAGAGGCTTGATTGATGGCGAGAAAACATTACTAAATGCAAGTAAAATTAAAAATATTGGAACAGGAAGGATTTATGGTGATCATCTGTCATTAAAAGGACAGAACATCAATAATATTGCGGAAGTAGCAAATGGCAAAAGTCATGCTGCAACAATCGCTGCACGAAAAAGATTGGATTTTGGTGTAGGGACTTTAACGAATAGAGATCACTCGCTTATTCTGAGCTTAGGTGAAATGGCGATTGGTGGTGATTTAGATAGTGAAGGTTCTGCAATTGGTAAAGCAGATTTTGTTGATAATGGTAGTGCGACAATTGAAGTACTAGGAAATGTTCAACTAGGCATAAAAGAGGCTATAAATCAGGATATACATTTGAAGGAAAGCTTTGAAGAGAGTGAGAAAAAACATCTAAATTATATGCGTGAATATACCGATGCAAACGGTAAAACAACACGAACAGACTGGTTTAGACATGGGGTTGATGGTATTTATCATCGTTATAACGGGCATAAAAGCGGACATACCAGATTTATATTTTTTGATAGAAATAAACAAGATCCAAATGCTTATTCTAATGGTAGTCAAGACTTTTGGTTTGAACAAGATTATTTACGCAAGACAAAAACGCCTACTTATTATGATGCCTCTCCTGCTAAGTTTTTAGTTGGTGGTATATTATCTATTGATGGTGAAGAGAAAATGTTAAATAAATATAGCCATATTTTAGTAGGCGACAGGCTTATTTTAAATGGCAAGCATTTTACTGAGAATGAATATAATAAATCATTAATAGGGAATGGTTTTTCTCTAGTTAATCAAGATTTGGAAAGAAAAATCATACATTATGATTTAGGAAAAGAAACCATTTATAAATTTGAACGAAGACCAACAAAAAGAAAATGGCGTCATAAAAACTTTCGTGAACCAATGGGTGATAGAGACATAGATGAATATTCTTATGAGGACATTAATTTTAATTTAATACAAAACGTTATAGGAATAAGTCCACAATATACTGGTAATAAAATTGGTGAAAAAGTCGAAGCCAACAACGTTTCCCTAGACACCATCAGCATTACAGGGGATAACATCGACTCAAAAGGCAGTACGGTAAATATTACACTGACGCCAACGCTTAACGATAAAGATAAAAACACAATCGTTAATTCAGGGCAAGTTATCGGTAAATTAGATACCACTATTGATAATTTTGATCCCGATAAATTTGGTGAGTTGACGTTACCGACAATTAAAACCCATTTAGCGGACGTGACGTTACCACAGGCGAGTTTATACAAAATCAACCCGGATGCAACAAACGGCTATCTGGTCGAAACCGACCCTAAATTTACCGACCGCAAACAGTGGCTGAGTTCAGACTATATGTTTGAACAGCTTCGCCACAACCATGATAACGTGCATAAACGCTTGGGCGATGGGTTCTATGAGCAACGTTTAATCAACGAACAAATCAACCAACTCACCGGTCGCCGATTTATACAAGGCTATGCTAATGATTTAGAGCAATACAAAGCCTTAATGAATAGCGGAGTGAAATACGCCAAACAATTTGACCTTGCAGTGGGTGTTGGCTTAACGGCTAAACAGATGTCGGAACTCACGACTGATATGGTGTGGCTGGTAAACAAAGAAGTCACCCTTATTGATGGGAGAAAAGTCACCGCCCTTGTGCCACAGGTTTATCTCGTTGCTCGCAATAGTGACATTACCTCTCGAGGCGCAGTGATTTCGGCGAATCAAATTATCGGCAGTGCGGATAAAGTGGAAAACAGCGGGGTAATTGCCGGCTTGGATTTAACCCGCCTACATAGCAATCAGCTGGAAAACCGAGGGGTAATGTTAGGGAATACGGTAGACCTATCCGTTACGCAGAATCTCATTAACTTAGGCGGTAAGATTGAGGCGGTGAAAGATTTATCCCTTTATGCCGGAAAAAATCTTGAAATCAGCTCTACCCTATCATCGAGCCAAAGTACGGATGGCAATTTTGCCCGCACGGTGTTAGACCAACTCGCTTCGGTAAAAGTCACCGGTGAAGGCGGACGTTTAGCTTTACACAGTGATGATAACCTCACGATAAAAGCCGCTAATATTGAAAGCGAAGGCACATTAACAGCCAGTGCAGACAAGACATTGAACATCACGACACTGAATGTCAGTAACAAAGAACATTACAACGGCAATGCAGATAACTACTATCGTTTAGACCAACAAGGTGAAATTGGCTCTACCCTGAGAGGTAAAGACGGTGTTCGCCTAGTCGGAATGGAAAATGCTACGTTTCGCCAAGCGACAGTGAGCAGCGAAAACGGGGACACTTTCATCGGCTCAAAAGGCGACGTGCGTATTGAATCAGGCGTGCAATCCGAACAATTAGCCAGCAGTTCGAAAGGCAGTACCAAAGGCTGGTTTAGTAAAACGACGGAAACCCGCCGGCACTATCATAATACCACTGAAAATATCCGCAGTGAGGTAGATGGCAAGAACGTAACAATCTACTCGGAAACCGGCAAAGTGGATATTCACGGCTCTGCGGTGGTTGCCGATAAACAGTTACTGATTGACGGCAAAGCCGGTGTCAATATCACCTCTGCGACTAATACGCACTATACCGAAGAGGAACACATTAAAACGAAAAGCGGTTTAATGGGGACGGGCGGTATTGGCTTTAGTGTGGGCAAGAAGAAAGAACAGATTGAACAAGACCACACCCAACAAAGTGCAGCTCGTAGCCAAGTGGGGAATTTATCGGGCGATACGATAATCCGTACAGACGGGCATTACCAACAAACCGGCAGTATCGTGACTTCTCGAGACGGCGATGTAGATATTACAGCGAAGTCTGCCAATATTACTGCTGCTCGTTCAGATTATGAAAGCAACTATAAACGAACTTATGAACAAAAAGGCGTCACGATTGCGGTGAATATTCCTGTGGTACAAGCGATACAAGCGGTCGATTCTGCGGTGAAATCTGCAAAAACTGTGGGAGATAGTAAAAATAACCGCATTAATGCAATGGCTGCAGCAAATACAGGGTTTGAGGCAATGCGAGCGGTGGATCAAATAATGAAAATAGATGAAGCCATCTCAAACGGCTCACTGACAGGCGGTGCTGTAGGGGTTAGTTTGACTTACGGACAGCAAAAATCGGTACAAACGCAACACAGCGAGGGTAATACGGCGGAAAAAAGTCAAATTAATGCAGGAGGTAAAGTGAATATTCAAACGGCAGGATCAGGTAAAGATTCACATATCACTATTGCCGGCTCGGATGTTGCCGGTTTAGGCGGTACGCATTTAAAAGCGGACGGCAAAGTCAGTATTGAAGCAGCAGACGAAAACCATCTCGAACGCAGTAAAAATAAATCGAGCGGTTTTAATGTGGGCGTTGCGATCCAATTCGGTAATGGGGTATCGGCAGGGATAACCGCAGGCGGAAACGTGGCCAAAGGCTACGGTAATGGTGAAAGTCAGGCTTGGTTGGCAAGCCAAGTGGGCGATAAAAACAGCAAAACTACGATAGAAAGCGGAAGTGATACCAATATTATCGGCTCACAAGTGAGAGGTAAACGGGTTGAACTTACGGCAGAACACTTGAATATCCAAAGTTTGCAAGACACCGCAAAATATGAGGGCAAACAAGAAAGTGCTTCTGCACAAGTTACGGTGGGTTATGGTTTTTCAGCTAGCGGTAGTTACAATAATTCCAAAGCCTACTCAAATTATGCGAATGTGAAAACACAAGCAGGGATATTTGCTGGAGATGATGGCTATGATGTCGATATTCGTAACCATACCGATTTAAAAGGCGGAACAATCACTTCCACAGAACAAGCGGAACAAGACGGAAAAAATCGATTTACAACGAATACACTGACTTATCAGGATATTTATAATCATTCGGATTATTCGGCAAAAGGCTTTGGCTTGAATGGTGGTTTTAGTGTGAGCGGCGGTGAAGCCCCGAAAGAAATAGCTGGGGTGAAATTACAACAAATTGGAGAAAATCACAAAGATGGCTCATCAAAAGTCGAGATGAGTGGTGTTGCCGGTGCTGCTTCACAAGGCAACAGGGGCGTTGCAAAACTGGCAACGGCACTCTTAGGGCAAGCAAGTGATAAAGGCAGCGAAGACGGTATTACAACGGCTTCAATTAACACAAAAAACATCATCATTCGAGATAAGCAAGCTCAACAGCAATTAACCGGAAAAACAGCGGGGGAAACGGTAAAAGAAATTAATAAAGCGAATATTCATCAGGAAGTAAATAAAGCGGATATTGAACAAATAAAAGCTGATGTCGAGAGAGATTTAAAAACGGCAACGGATTTTGTGGAAAATCTTCACGAAAGGGGTGACGAAATTTATTACAAAATGGAAAAAAATGAGGATTCCGTATTTTCCGTTCAAAAGAAAACTGAAGATTGTAATCATATCAGTTGCTTAGATTTCAAGGCTGATAATTCACAAGAATTAAAACAGATTATTTACGGTGATGAAATTTTAACGGATGAGCAGGCTCAATTACTGAGTAAAGTTGCTACTGCGGGAATGCTGAATCTGGAACGAGAAGACAAAGTATCTAGTGCAATTTTATACGATAGGGATTTGACCTCAATTGACGAAACAGCGGTGATTTTAAATCGAGGTAGTGCTGGTGTTGTTAATGAAGTTATTTTTACAGGCTTCGAACGTTTGAGGGCTTGGGCAAATATGCCAAGTGTATTTGGAGCCTCAAATGCGACAAGGGATCACGCTCAAATCAATAAGAAATTGGAAGAGTATAATGCACATAGAATATCTGAAGGAAAATCATCAGTCTCTGCTAATAACGTAGCTCACAGTTTGGGTGTCTCGGGCAATAAAAATATGCTGAATTGGTCGGAGTATGTCGGAAATGAATATAAGAACACGAAGATTAATTTCTCGCATTTAGGCGGTTCATATCCGTCTGCTGAAATAGACAAACAAGCGAAAGAGCTATTTAGCGGTGTGAATACGGAATATCATGGTGCAAAAGGTGATTTTGTATATTCAGGAATAGGAGGTTGGTTTATAGGAAATAATCCGAATGCTAGACAAGTAGAGGGATTAGGATTTGGTCAAGCTCATTCAGAGGCTAATCAGAATATTAATAATTTGAAGTATATTTATAAACTAGAGGAGAATGGAAATAAAGAAAAGAAATGGGCAGATGTTTATGAAATGTTAAAAAATACTTATCCTAATGGTATTAGAAAATTCAACAAACTCTCGGAGAAAGAATAA